A genomic stretch from Coffea arabica cultivar ET-39 chromosome 10c, Coffea Arabica ET-39 HiFi, whole genome shotgun sequence includes:
- the LOC113711958 gene encoding cytochrome P450 CYP82D47-like, with translation MDLIQYLVAIPVVLALFLSYIQWKPRSQISDEKRKSPPEPEGAWPVIGHLLQMNPKIHVAETLAAMADKNGPVFSIRLGMLPVLVVNNWESVKECFTTNDKTFASRPPSSFAKYLCYDYAAFGIAPYGPYWRDVRKMVLRELLSTQRLEKLKQVRISEVQTSIKEIFLNISEVNKHGNEIKAPARVDLGDVFEKLTLNIVLRKIAGGRYTDSDVGKERDAEFRRVLKEFEAFARILVVSDIIPFRFLKWLDPQGNIKSMKRLAKELDKYMQIWVDEHKEGRMKNSGDGDDELDFIDVLLSTIKDESICGFSKEVVIKSTILVLIVAGTSTTSRALSWVISLLLNHRHVLQKAQEEIDSFVGKERWVEESDIKNLIYLQAIVKETMRLHPPAPVPMPRQADEDCNVAGYFIPKGTQLYVNVWKIQRDPRIWPEPEKFFPERFLSGDHAGAQLDFSSQNFELNPFGNGRRICPGMSFALQVMHLTLARLLQAFDISRVSDLPVDTAGYEGKAPPLEALMMPRLPNLDLYG, from the exons ATGGATCTGATCCAATATTTGGTGGCAATTCCAGTGGTTTTGGCTTTATTCCTGTCCTACATACAATGGAAACCAAGGTCACAAATTTCCgatgaaaagagaaaatcaCCCCCGGAACCAGAAGGTGCCTGGCCAGTCATAGGCCACCTCCTTCAAatgaatcccaaaattcatgTAGCAGAGACCTTAGCAGCCATGGCTGATAAGAATGGCCCTGTCTTCAGCATTCGGCTTGGAATGTTGCCAGTTCTGGTGGTGAACAACTGGGAATCAGTCAAAGAATGCTTCACTACAAATGATAAGACCTTTGCCTCGCGGCCACCTTCAAGTTTCGCCAAATATCTTTGCTACGACTATGCAGCATTTGGTATTGCACCTTATGGTCCATACTGGCGCGACGTGCGGAAGATGGTTTTGCGGGAACTGCTTTCGACTCAAAGGCTTGAGAAGCTGAAGCAGGTCCGAATATCTGAGGTGCAAACTAGCATCAAAGAAATATTCTTGAATATTAGTGAGGTCAACAAGCACGGTAATGAAATAAAAGCTCCAGCTAGAGTGGATCTTGGTGATGTGTTTGAGAAATTAACTTTGAATATTGTCCTGAGGAAAATTGCTGGGGGCAGATACACTGACAGCGACGTTGGCAAAGAAAGAGATGCTGAATTCAGAAGAGTTCTTAAGGAATTTGAAGCTTTTGCAAGGATACTCGTTGTCTCGGACATTATTCCCTTCCGATTCTTGAAATGGCTCGATCCTCAAGGGAATATCAAGTCGATGAAGCGTTTGGCTAAAGAGCTTGACAAGTATATGCAGATTTGGGTGGATGAACATAAGGAGGGAAGGATGAAAAATAGTGGCGATGGTGATGATGAGCTAGACTTCATAGATGTGTTGCTTTCAACAATTAAAGACGAGTCCATCTGCGGGTTCTCCAAGGAGGTTGTGATAAAGTCCACAATATTG GTGCTTATTGTAGCAGGAACTAGTACCACATCAAGGGCGTTGAGCTGGGTTATCTCCCTACTACTGAACCATAGGCACGTTTTGCAAAAAGCCCAGGAAGAGATTGACTCTTTTGTTGGCAAAGAGAGATGGGTAGAAGAATCTGATATCAAGAATTTAATCTACCTACAGGCCATTGTCAAAGAGACAATGCGACTACATCCACCAGCACCTGTACCTATGCCACGCCAAGCCGACGAAGACTGTAACGTAGCTGGCTACTTCATTCCTAAAGGCACCCAATTATATGTCAACGTATGGAAAATTCAGCGCGACCCAAGAATATGGCCGGAGCCTGAAAAATTTTTTCCAGAGAGATTCTTGAGTGGTGACCATGCTGGCGCGCAGCTTGATTTCTCCAGTCAAAACTTTGAGTTGAACCCTTTTGGTAATGGCCGACGAATTTGTCCAGGAATGTCTTTTGCATTGCAGGTGATGCACTTGACGCTGGCTCGGCTACTCCAGGCTTTCGACATCTCCAGGGTTTCAGATTTGCCAGTAGATACGGCCGGATATGAAGGTAAAGCCCCTCCATTGGAGGCACTGATGATGCCCCGCCTGCCAAATCTTGATCTTTATGGATAG